One window of the Zea mays cultivar B73 chromosome 3, Zm-B73-REFERENCE-NAM-5.0, whole genome shotgun sequence genome contains the following:
- the LOC103651140 gene encoding vacuolar protein sorting-associated protein 28 homolog 1, with protein MEVKLWNDKRERELLESYADLYAIIKAVEKLERAYVRDLVSAADYEAECLKLISQFNSLSSSLAGAVTVPRFVQAYRLDCPAALNRLLQSGVPATVELRAASASSAPAATAASASAIAHCVQTFITAMDAVKLNMLANDQVRPLLQDVATSMARLGSLLPPDFEGKVKVNEWLAKLHKMGAADELTEQQARQLNFDLDSAYSAFLAALPAAGL; from the coding sequence ATGGAGGTGAAGTTGTGGAACGACAAGCGCGAGCGGGAGCTCCTGGAGAGCTACGCGGACCTGTACGCGATCATCAAGGCCGTGGAGAAGCTGGAACGGGCCTACGTCCGGGACCTCGTCTCAGCCGCCGACTACGAGGCGGAGTGCCTCAAGCTTATCTCCCAGTTCAACTCCCTCTCCTCCTCGCTCGCCGGCGCCGTCACCGTCCCTCGCTTCGTCCAGGCGTACCGCCTCGATTGCCCCGCCGCGCTCAACCGCCTCCTCCAGTCGGGCGTCCCGGCCACCGTCGAGCTCCGCGCCGCGTCCGCCTCATCCGCGCCGGCCGCCACCGCCGCCTCCGCGTCAGCCATCGCGCACTGCGTGCAGACCTTCATCACCGCCATGGACGCCGTCAAGCTCAACATGCTTGCCAACGATCAGGTCCGCCCCCTGCTGCAGGACGTCGCCACATCCATGGCCAGGCTCGGTTCCTTGCTGCCGCCCGACTTTGAGGGGAAGGTCAAGGTTAACGAGTGGCTTGCCAAGCTGCATAAAATGGGCGCCGCGGATGAACTCACCGAGCAGCAGGCCAGGCAGCTCAACTTCGACCTCGACTCGGCCTACAGTGCCTTTTTGGCTGCGCTGCCCGCCGCTGGTCTGTAA